The Verrucomicrobiia bacterium DNA segment AAGGTTGTGATTCGGTGAGATTGTTTTCGGCCAAACATCTGCTTTTAGTTCTAATAATGCAGCCCGCGGTTCAGTGCGGAATGGGTGGGTATCGCTGTATTGGCTGTAAGCGCTCTGCTGCAGGTCCGCGAAAGCAACACCGCTGATCCACGAGAGCGAGATGATGATGACGGCTATCTTGATGACATGTTTTACGGGGGATGATTGCTCTTGGTAGTAAAAGCGGCTTAAGGGCAGAAATAGCGAACCAATCGCAGCGAAGCTAAGCAGAAAGATTTCACCCAAGAGTTGGGAAGACCAGCCGAGATGGAGATGCCAGTGGGCCGTGACCCAATCGAGGAAATCCGCCGAGTAATATCCCTGCCCTAGGTTCATGTTTTTTCCCATGGTGTGAAAGACAGCTACCAGCAGGATCATAAAAGCCGAGAGGAAGGCGGCATGTATAGTCCGCTTCGTGACGGTGGCCGCCCAGAAGCTGACCGTGACGAACGATGCCAATAGGAGACAGAGTGTCCAAAGGATGTGAAAGTCTTGCAGGATTTGCCAAGCCCAAGTCTTCATCGGTTTGGCCATGACGAAGGTTTCGAGTTGCGCGAGGAACAAAGGCAGGAGGACTGCGCAACCCAAACCGACGATACAGGCGAGGCTGAGTTTCAGCAGCCACTGGCGTCGCCAGGCGATGGGCAAGGTCAGATTGCAGGCGTGTATGCCCATCTCTTTTTCTTCACCCAGGGAGATGCAGCCCGCAGTCACGAGGACCATGGTCGCATAGAGTGCCAAGAAACCGTTCAAGGTGTCTGACAAAAGGGAGTGCTTCAGCGGATAGAAGGTGTTCAGCAACAGCATCCCGATCCAAAGTGCCGAAAACAGGTAAGCCATCAGGAGAAGAGGCTTGAAATAGGACAGTTCCTTGCGAAGCAGATTGAGCCGGGGTGAATTGGTCCGTATGCGAAACCAGAATGTGGCAGATGTTTTCTGATCGTCTGCAGCGGTCAGAAAGGGGATTTCCAGATTGGCAATGCCAGTGTCCTGCAAGCGGGAGAATAGTTTCCAGCCCAGCCACAGAAAAACTGGCGAAACCAGCAGACTGATACGTAGCAAAATTCCCTCAGTATTCTGGCTGGAGTCCCAGATGCCGATGTCGAAGTAGCGTGTTTGAGTGTAGACATACACCATGACCACAGCGATCGCTTGCGAGAACAGACAAAGCATCGTGCCGCCGATGGTGGAGCGAGTAAACATCACCCAGAAAGCGCCGGAGCAAACGGTGTAAATCAAGAAGGCGAGGGCCAATTTCAACTGACCACCGATCAAGCCCCAGAAAGGCAGGCAACTGATCCCATTCAAGAGGGCGATGGAGACGGTAAGGATGAAGGTGATCTTGAACTTCTCGGTCCAGATCTGCCAGCGTGTGATGGGATGGCTGAGGAGGATCGGCAAGGTGCGTAGGCTGAACTCTTCACCGAAAGGAAGCGTGGACAGCAGTGCAGTGCCCAATACGAAACCGACACATGCCAGCATATAAACACCGTTGAAACTTTGTTCGATCTGGGAGGCCGGGAGTAACCAGCTCAGAATAGGGACCAGTCCGATCAAGGCGGCCACCACCCACGGCCAGAAGAGGCTCTGGAATTCTTTTTTTAGGCGCACATTCATGGTTTTCCTTGGGAAGTTTTCTGCTCGTTGCCCTTTTGAATGGTGGCTTCGTAAGAAGACATGTCCTTCTCCGCTTCGGAGTTCAGAGCGATCGGTTGCGGCCAGGTGTTCTTCGGGAAAATGACTAGCGCCATGCTGTAACGCTGGCCGCCTGAAGTGCCATAGTTGACCTTTACCGTGCTGTTTTGCAGCCACGCTTCCGTGCGGGGAGAAAGTTTGCCGGTGGCTACCAGTTCCGCAGGTGTGAAATAGCGGGATGATCGATCTGAGAAGTTTCCGTCTTGTGCATTGAGATTCAACAACGCATCGCGAGTCTCTTGATAGAGGAAGGATTCGCGGAAGCCTTCGAAATTCAGACATTTAGCCAGTGCGCCGGTGGCCATGCCGACGAGAGCGATGGCGAAGAAAGGGAACAGCAGTGATTTTTTGATGTTCTGCTGTTCACTGTTCGTCTGGCGAAAGCATCTCCAGGCGGGAACAATAAAACTGGTGGCGGCGATGATAATGCCGCCGAGCAGAATGGGCCAGATACCGGTGGAAGCAAAAGTATGGCTTAGCTGATAGTGAGCCATCACGGAGTACACCGGGCCTTGTAAGACAGGCTGAACCAGCGGGCTGGCGTTATTAAGGGCGAGATGAAAGAGCGCGTAGAATCCGATGGCAGCGGCGATCGCCAAAAACAGTGCATGGACAGTGCGGTCGGCGACAGTGCCCGCCCAAATGCTTATCTGGACCAGCACTGCCACCAGCAGGCTCGCGACCAACATCGAGCCTAGGAGCGGGCCTGAAAAGATTTTCATCATAGACGCATTCAGCGCTTTGCCCGTCAGTCCATGGAGCAGAGTAATGAGAAGGACAGTGCTGGAGAGCGCTATGAGGGTGGCGACGATGTTTTTGATGAGGAATTGCTTCTTGGCGGAGATAGGTGAACTGAGATTCAGGATGTGCGTGCCAAGACGTTTTTCTTCGCCGAAGGAGAGGGAACCTGAGAGCAGAATCACGAGCGGAATATAGATGCCGCACAAACCATTGATAAGGGTGATGTGTACATCTGGATTGCCAGGACGGAGACTGAGGCTGATCGCGGCGGCGAGCCATAAGCTGGCGAAGAAAACTGCCATGAGCAGAATCGGCCTGAGCAAGCGCAGTTCTTTGAAGATCAGATTGAGAAGGGGGCGATTAGCATGGCTTCGAAAATCGATCACGCTTTTCTTGGCTTTGCCTGTAGATGAGGTGATTTCCATCGCATCGTCCCAGTTGCCGGTGATCTCCAAGCGTCGGAGCCG contains these protein-coding regions:
- a CDS encoding ABC transporter permease subunit, which gives rise to MNVRLKKEAQMIFWPWLVAALAGLLPLLDRLFMSLGVYSAQRLYYIASSIYVLSVVMLAAMLFGNEFQQRTFSLLFSQPCHRAQIWLEKLIVTAIAIGLLTLFHVAGGYLDPRVLPSYYQPLFGLLPFLFCAAMYWSLITRSALGGAVLSLTSLAALYLIAWLIQDEFLYLYRLSLELTKINVLLTRMSLIMAPVFLLLSWLRLRRLEITGNWDDAMEITSSTGKAKKSVIDFRSHANRPLLNLIFKELRLLRPILLMAVFFASLWLAAAISLSLRPGNPDVHITLINGLCGIYIPLVILLSGSLSFGEEKRLGTHILNLSSPISAKKQFLIKNIVATLIALSSTVLLITLLHGLTGKALNASMMKIFSGPLLGSMLVASLLVAVLVQISIWAGTVADRTVHALFLAIAAAIGFYALFHLALNNASPLVQPVLQGPVYSVMAHYQLSHTFASTGIWPILLGGIIIAATSFIVPAWRCFRQTNSEQQNIKKSLLFPFFAIALVGMATGALAKCLNFEGFRESFLYQETRDALLNLNAQDGNFSDRSSRYFTPAELVATGKLSPRTEAWLQNSTVKVNYGTSGGQRYSMALVIFPKNTWPQPIALNSEAEKDMSSYEATIQKGNEQKTSQGKP